In Tubulanus polymorphus chromosome 8, tnTubPoly1.2, whole genome shotgun sequence, one genomic interval encodes:
- the LOC141909717 gene encoding glycosylated lysosomal membrane protein B-like: protein MLQRANIFCLIFVMSLLPMLIGSIATRVITTQLNPGCDIPECKQGYNGTFPNLLHVVATGPRDTLQYVVSSIGAVTAVVARFDRRARLTVDWRRLLSTNATEFSTSVRFDRKPLETFAVVFTKLIEYRDQDDTADMTSLPVNYTDIKALNFENLNWRDSRDFAETTANSVVFETAVDDDLFFENGSISLKFVFPPTEARMTELPHLLFNGNGSTIDFVVDRYRSSFKNARIAVEFAHVTAETSEPLSYEIDQSIDDEFTPGIFKTVAMTTAGDRRANGSYLQWKPVCYLKPGRAMKVATSVREYDLRNVTSRDDAFLDRSIASAIYGAKMADYAIRATNVSFGLSEDGYYTGTNYTAWTLTTGYGTRPTEALSVLVISVISVGLGIPVALIVFGGIGVCVKKRRAKLSSSYREIGSNSVST from the coding sequence ATGTTACAACGCGCAAACATTTTCTGTTTAATATTCGTGATGTCATTGTTGCCGATGCTGATCGGTTCTATAGCGACGCGTGTAATCACGACCCAGTTAAACCCGGGTTGCGACATCCCCGAGTGTAAACAAGGTTACAACGGAACGTTCCCGAATTTACTTCACGTCGTCGCGACGGGACCGCGCGATACGCTACAATACGTCGTCAGCTCGATCGGCGCGGTAACCGCGGTGGTCGCCCGATTCGACCGCCGAGCGCGACTCACCGTCGACTGGCGTCGTCTGCTGTCGACGAACGCGACCGAGTTCTCGACGAGCGTTCGTTTCGATCGCAAGCCGCTCGAAACGTTCGCGGTCgtttttacgaaattgatcgAATATCGCGACCAGGACGATACGGCCGATATGACGTCACTTCCCGTCAACTACACCGACATCAAGGCACTTAATTTCGAAAATCTAAATTGGCGGGACAGCCGGGATTTCGCGGAAACGACGGCGAATTCAGTCGTTTTCGAAACTGCCGTCGATGACGACTTGTTCTTCGAAAATGGATCGATTTCGTTGAAGTTCGTTTTCCCGCCGACGGAAGCTCGGATGACTGAGTTACCGCACCTGCTGTTTAACGGTAACGGATCGACGATCGATTTCGTTGTCGATCGTTATCGAAGTTCGTTCAAAAACGCACGAATCGCCGTCGAGTTCGCGCACGTTACCGCGGAAACGTCGGAACCGTTATCTTATGAAATCGACCAATCGATTGACGACGAATTTACGCCGGGTATTTTCAAAACGGTCGCGATGACGACGGCCGGCGACCGTCGCGCGAACGGTTCGTACTTACAGTGGAAACCCGTCTGCTATTTGAAACCGGGTCGAGCGATGAAGGTCGCGACCTCCGTACGCGAATACGACCTTCGCAACGTAACGTCGCGCGACGACGCGTTTTTAGATCGTAGCATCGCTAGCGCCATCTACGGAGCAAAGATGGCCGACTACGCGATCCGCGCGACGAATGTCTCGTTTGGATTGTCGGAGGATGGGTATTACACGGGTACTAACTACACGGCGTGGACTCTGACGACCGGGTACGGTACGCGACCGACGGAGGCGTTGTCCGTGTTGGTAATATCCGTAATTTCGGTCGGACTCGGAATTCCGGTGGCGTTGATCGTTTTCGGCGGTATCGGCGTCTGCGTGAAAAAAAGGCGAGCGAAATTATCGTCGAGTTATCGCGAGATCGGTTCCAATTCGGTTTCTACTTGA
- the LOC141909820 gene encoding DNA polymerase epsilon subunit 4-like, with translation MSENGADTSITESAESKIEKIIKLPMTRIKALMKIDPDVTLAAQDAVTMIAKATEMFVSELSRESYTFTSLAKRKTVQKKDVDNAIENIDALAFLEGAIDA, from the coding sequence ATGAGCGAGAACGGAGCGGATACATCCATTACGGAGAGCGCCGAAAGCAAGATCGAAAAAATCATCAAGTTACCGATGACGAGAATCAAAGCTTTGATGAAAATCGACCCGGACGTGACGCTCGCGGCACAGGACGCCGTTACGATGATCGCCAAGGCGACGGAAATGTTCGTCAGCGAATTGTCGCGGGAATCGTACACGTTTACCTCGCTGGCGAAACGTAAAACGGTGCAGAAAAAAGACGTCGATAACGCGATCGAAAATATCGACGCATTGGCTTTCCTAGAGGGCGCTATAGACGCTTAG